The following proteins come from a genomic window of Burkholderia stabilis:
- a CDS encoding YoaK family protein, whose product MDLDGASRNLTVAALLTLSGGYLDAYTYVGHGHVFANTMTGNVALLGINLSAGEWAAALHHVPPLVGFVIAVFVAHLLGLAAQRGWMRHTAFASLIVEIAFLGVAASGLVGASSAWLIPGISFVATLQTLSFTHLEELSYTSVMTTGNLRRAAQKLFVGLIPRYDAGALHDSALLATISFCFLAGAVVGGLATRLAPDIALWGAVLLLVGAFAEIVRRAWRRAGNGGGDANDGGEAAQTA is encoded by the coding sequence ATGGATCTCGACGGCGCCAGCCGCAATCTCACTGTCGCCGCGTTGCTGACGCTGTCCGGCGGCTATCTCGACGCGTACACGTATGTCGGCCACGGCCATGTGTTCGCGAACACGATGACCGGCAACGTCGCGCTGCTCGGCATCAACCTGTCGGCCGGCGAATGGGCCGCCGCGCTGCATCACGTGCCGCCGCTCGTCGGCTTCGTGATCGCGGTGTTCGTCGCGCACCTGCTCGGGCTCGCCGCGCAACGCGGCTGGATGCGGCACACGGCGTTCGCGAGCCTGATCGTCGAGATCGCGTTTCTCGGCGTCGCCGCGAGCGGCCTCGTCGGCGCATCGAGCGCGTGGCTGATTCCAGGGATTTCGTTCGTCGCGACGTTGCAGACGCTGTCGTTCACCCATCTCGAGGAACTGTCGTACACGTCGGTGATGACGACCGGCAACCTGCGGCGCGCCGCGCAGAAGCTGTTCGTCGGGCTGATCCCGCGCTACGACGCGGGCGCGCTGCACGATTCGGCGCTGCTCGCGACGATCAGCTTCTGCTTCCTGGCCGGCGCGGTGGTCGGCGGGCTCGCCACGCGGCTCGCGCCGGACATCGCGCTGTGGGGTGCCGTGCTGCTGCTCGTGGGCGCGTTCGCGGAGATCGTGCGGCGCGCGTGGCGTCGCGCGGGGAACGGCGGCGGCGACGCCAATGACGGCGGCGAGGCGGCGCAAACGGCCTGA
- a CDS encoding porin: MKQTTRLAAIAGGAALAFASQYAAAQSSVTLWGVADASVRYLTNANAKNDGLLSMTNGAITNSRFGIYGTEDLGGGLKAVFNLESGVNLQNGAFADSGRLFNRAAYVGLQSPYGTVTLGRQKTPLFDLLSDTYDPLTVGNYLENAWLPVALGGGLYADNQIKYTGKFAGLTAKAMYSTGTNYESTGAGGFSGQIPGSLGKGNAWGVSLSYVMGPLSIAAGAQQNSDNSARKQTIYHANVVYAFSKAKIYAGYLRSKDDTGFVDSLLAQQTIPVAKGTGRIDDGPFAGVSWQVSTPLTLTGAFYYDHMRNAMTTNGTLASGNRYAIVGIAEYALSKRTEIYGTVDFNKTNGAANVELPGRSNQTGIAIGLRNIF; this comes from the coding sequence ATGAAGCAGACCACCCGACTCGCAGCCATCGCAGGGGGCGCCGCGCTCGCATTCGCCAGCCAGTACGCGGCAGCACAAAGCTCGGTCACGCTGTGGGGCGTCGCGGACGCCAGCGTCCGCTACCTGACCAACGCGAACGCCAAGAACGACGGCCTGCTGTCGATGACCAACGGCGCGATCACGAACAGCCGCTTCGGCATCTACGGCACGGAAGACCTCGGCGGCGGCCTGAAGGCCGTGTTCAATCTCGAAAGCGGCGTGAACCTGCAGAACGGCGCATTCGCCGACAGCGGCCGCCTGTTCAACCGCGCAGCGTACGTCGGCCTGCAGAGCCCGTACGGCACGGTGACCCTCGGCCGCCAGAAGACGCCGCTGTTCGACCTGCTGTCGGATACCTACGATCCGCTGACGGTCGGCAACTACCTCGAAAACGCGTGGCTGCCGGTCGCACTCGGCGGCGGCCTGTATGCGGACAACCAGATCAAGTACACGGGCAAGTTCGCGGGCCTGACCGCGAAGGCGATGTACTCGACCGGCACCAACTACGAATCGACCGGCGCCGGCGGCTTCTCGGGCCAGATTCCGGGTTCGCTCGGCAAGGGCAATGCGTGGGGCGTGTCGCTGTCGTACGTGATGGGCCCGCTCAGCATCGCGGCCGGCGCGCAGCAGAACAGCGACAACTCGGCACGCAAGCAGACGATCTACCACGCGAACGTCGTGTATGCATTCAGCAAGGCGAAGATCTACGCGGGCTACCTGCGCTCGAAGGACGACACGGGCTTCGTCGACAGCCTGCTCGCGCAGCAGACGATTCCGGTCGCGAAGGGCACGGGCCGGATCGACGACGGTCCGTTCGCGGGCGTGAGCTGGCAGGTCAGCACGCCGCTGACGCTGACGGGCGCGTTCTACTACGACCACATGCGCAATGCGATGACCACGAACGGCACGCTCGCGAGCGGCAACCGCTACGCGATCGTCGGCATCGCCGAGTACGCGCTGAGCAAGCGCACCGAAATCTACGGCACCGTCGACTTCAACAAGACGAACGGCGCGGCGAACGTCGAGCTGCCGGGTCGCAGCAACCAGACGGGCATCGCGATCGGCCTGCGCAATATCTTCTGA